The following are encoded in a window of Penaeus vannamei isolate JL-2024 chromosome 35, ASM4276789v1, whole genome shotgun sequence genomic DNA:
- the LOC113822853 gene encoding zinc finger protein 883 isoform X1, translating into MDDQLPLYFWTKQAQQFQAQQLQAQQIQAQQLQVEQVQQVQQVQQVQQVQQLQQVHTEPTDGKYTCLECGKTFSKRSSFEYHKKTHTGEKPFSCGICGKAFANNRNLVVHTRIHTGERPYECSECGKTFTQRSMLTVHLRIHTGERPYLCNECGKSFYQSDHLTKHSRIHTGEKPYSCEECGKAFSDSSALRQHIKRHQEVGPFRCEYCEELFDKKVSYDVHMMEHKGIKPEECDVCGKQFPTKGLLTNHRRTHFKEKAFRCELCDEEFMRLVTLKKHVKYAHGHGTSGRVPPIYDDRPTRKPYGESKPFKCDECDMTFTTNGKFLAHQHTHRPNKQFKCDDCGMCFAKSYTLEVHRQMHASAPQVIQNGPIPINAMTSIGSITPMLSVPASVTVPQTSNKVTAYVKVPQRPVAVKREPRYDDPLAMATAAAQVTPDLVESLTVPEQHQSYNYIYSAQGKTMYTNKFRK; encoded by the coding sequence ATGGACGATCAACTTCCTCTCTATTTTTGGACCAAGCAAGCACAGCAGTTCCAGGCACAGCAGTTGCAAGCCCAGCAGATACAGGCACAGCAACTGCAAGTGGAACAAGTGCAGCAAGTCCAACAGGTCCAACAAGTACAACAAGTGCAGCAGTTACAGCAAGTTCACACAGAGCCAACAGATGGTAAATATACTTGTCTAGAATGTGGAAAGACATTCTCCAAGCGAAGCAGCTTTGAGTATCACAAGAAGACCCACACAGGTGAAAAGCCTTTCAGCTGTGGCATTTGTGGGAAAGCTTTTGCAAACAATCGCAACCTTGTGGTTCATACCAGGATTCATACGGGGGAAAGACCATATGAGTGCTCAGAATGTGGGAAAACATTTACACAAAGAAGTATGTTGACTGTCCATCTGAGAATTCACACTGGAGAAAGACCATATCTTTGCAATGAGTGTGGGAAATCTTTCTACCAAAGTGATCATTTAACAAAGCATAGCAGAATCCACACAGGGGAGAAACCATACTCTTGTGAAGAGTGTGGAAAGGCATTTTCAGATAGTAGTGCTTTAAGGCAACATATTAAGAGGCACCAAGAAGTAGGACCTTTTAGATGTGAGTACTGTGAAGAGCTTTTTGATAAAAAAGTTTCATATGATGTACATATGATGGAGCACAAAGGCATTAAGCCAGAAGAGTGTGATGTTTGTGGAAAGCAGTTCCCTACCAAAGGACTTCTTACAAATCATAGAAGAACTCATTTCAAAGAAAAAGCATTTAGATGTGAACTTTGTGATGAAGAATTTATGAGATTAGTGACTTTAAAGAAACATGTGAAATATGCACATGGCCATGGGACGTCTGGACGTGTTCCACCAATCTATGATGACAGACCAACAAGAAAGCCATATGGTGAATCAAAACCTTTTAAGTGTGATGAATGTGACATGACATTTACAACAAATGGTAAATTCTTAGCCCACCAGCACACTCATCGGCCAAATAAACAGTTCAAGTGCGATGATTGTGGTATGTGTTTTGCAAAAAGTTATACTTTAGAGGTTCACAGACAAATGCATGCTAGTGCTCCTCAAGTAATTCAGAATGGACCAATCCCAATCAATGCAATGACTTCCATTGGATCTATAACTCCAATGTTGAGTGTACCAGCATCAGTGACAGTGCCACAGACTTCAAATAAAGTCACAGCATATGTCAAAGTTCCACAGCGCCCAGTTGCTGTTAAACGGGAGCCTCGTTATGATGATCCTCTTGCCATGGCTACTGCTGCTGCTCAGGTGACACCAGATCTTGTAGAAAGTCTCACTGTGCCTGAACAGCATCAATCatacaattatatttattcaGCCCAGGGTAAAACTATGTATACAAACAAGTTCCGTAAGTGA
- the LOC113822853 gene encoding zinc finger protein ZFP2 isoform X2 — MSLPQQVSVPSMSVAVTVSVAVPGVHVSVPAINIEEKDDHMNVYLWNKSQQTQDTKTQGSDGKYECSVCGKAYSQRSSFEYHKKTHSGEKPYHCSTCGKSFLNKSSLVVHNRIHTGERPFRCDDCGRGFTQRSMLTVHRRIHTGERPYSCSECGKAFYQSDHLTKHKRIHTGEKPYLCGECGMAFSDSSGLRQHVKRHTEMGPWRCEKCDLVYEKRTPYDLHMMQHRGEKPLECDVCGKLFQYRSTLDLHRKTHFKEKVFKCDVCGEEFTGKVLLRKHLKHVHTERYYARRLVGWNADNKSSKPQGDTKPLRCDQCGLLFKDNGKFLLHQKVHCLEKSFKCDVCGLAFAKSYTLEVHKQMHPHISPLVDATMLTEVPCQELQATPTSEMTLTPLYPAAQEPSIVTQEITHIPAGQVVIPGTSKFQSFVKVPIKSPASKGKRTKPW, encoded by the coding sequence ATGTCATTGCCACAGCAAGTCAGTGTCCCCTCGATGTCAGTGGCTGTAACAGTTTCTGTAGCTGTCCCAGGTGTCCATGTTTCAGTTCCAGCCATCAACATAGAGGAAAAGGACGACCACATGAATGTTTACCTCTGGAATAAGTCACAGCAGACACAGGATACCAAAACCCAAGGAAGTGATGGCAAATATGAATGTAGTGTATGTGGGAAGGCCTATTCCCAGAGGAGCAGCTTTGAGTACCACAAGAAAACCCACAGTGGTGAAAAACCATATCACTGTAGCACTTGTGGGAAGTCGTTCCTCAACAAAAGCAGTTTGGTTGTGCACAATCGCATTCACACTGGAGAGAGGCCATTTAGGTGTGATGACTGTGGCCGTGGATTTACTCAACGCAGTATGCTAACAGTCCATCGTAGAATTCACACAGGTGAGAGACCGTATTCATGTTCGGAGTGTGGAAAAGCTTTTTACCAGAGTGACCATCTTACAAAACATAAAAGAATACATACAGGAGAAAAACCTTATCTTTGTGGAGAATGTGGAATGGCTTTCTCTGATAGCAGTGGATTAAGACAGCATGTGAAACGGCATACAGAGATGGGTCCATGGCGATGTGAGAAGTGTGATCTAGTGTATGAAAAACGTACACCTTATGATCTTCATATGATGCAGCACCGTGGAGAAAAGCCTCTTGAATGTGATGTTTGTGGTAAACTTTTTCAGTATCGATCTACTCTTGATCTTCATAGAAAAACACATTTTAAGGAAAAGGTTTTTAAATGTGATGTTTGTGGTGAAGAATTTACTGGTAAAGTTTTACTAAGAAAGCATCTAAAACATGTACATACAGAACGATACTATGCCAGACGCCTTGTTGGCTGGAATGCGGATAACAAGTCATCCAAACCACAGGGTGACACCAAACCTCTTAGATGTGACCAGTGTGGTTTACTTTTTAAGGACAATGGTAAATTCTTGCTGCATCAAAAAGTTCATTGCCTTGAAAAAAGTTTCAAGTGTGATGTGTGTGGTTTGGCATTTGCTAAAAGTTACACACTGGAAGTTCATAAGCAGATGCATCCACATATATCTCCTCTTGTCGATGCTACCATGTTAACAGAAGTGCCATGCCAGGAACTACAAGCAACACCTACGTCTGAGATGACATTAACTCCTCTGTACCCTGCAGCCCAAGAACCTTCCATTGTGACCCAAGAGATCACACACATCCCAGCAGGTCAAGTTGTCATTCCTGGCACCAGTAAGTTCCAGTCCTTTGTGAAAGTGCCCATAAAATCCCCAGCCAGCAAGGGCAAGCGAACTAAACCATGGTAG